Proteins co-encoded in one Flavivirga eckloniae genomic window:
- a CDS encoding outer membrane beta-barrel protein, giving the protein MKYCVFIFAILWATGTFAQTKPFKISGTLTTEADKMALEAATVYLQRVQDSSLVTYTISDKNGKFSLEGKIADKRLNLFISYVGYKTHFQSINLDKESTDLGTINLKTDLDALDEVLIKVTPPVVIKKDTLKFNATSFKTRKDANVEELLKQLPGVEVSEVGKITINGKDVDNILVNGKPFFSNDPTITTRYLKKEIIENVEITDTKTKAEAFAGDEGKKEKKTINLVIKEENNDGTFGQIAAGTGTNKRYELAGMLNLFDNDQRISILAGGNNVNSPGFSFGRGLTSGQGIITSQNYGANYADKLKKNSDISANYFFSNTRTENDNITNRENILPDSRYFTNSTSNSYSENNNHNANLGFNIEIDSTLLINIRPSFTLTNNKIETSTGEVSKDDTNTITNQSDVSSFSETTNKNFNNYMDITKRIGKKGAYIKFNLSNRHEASESDKFINSETLIFGTTPETISRNQLTDGDRKSQGINTTASFRWPLKANLFFLDFKYNYRNDKQDNINSTYDFDENTQSFTVFNKDLSTDFEYKNKRSTPTLKLTYKKEKWSIGSEVGYVFRTMQNTDLLRPDLSLTRDFETVELRSYLHYQFNPKSYLYASYGLDNIPPQLSQLQPFQDVSNPLNTIKGNPNLKPTNTHSFYFGYNTFNFQKRNGFFSHIYANLSNNQVVTKTTIDENFVRNTSYDNVDGGYSLNASASYNKTVKIDSLKTLKYNVGLSTGVNRTVNFNNDVQYVSDNISLTPYADITFTWDNVMMVVPNYRLSFNKTTFDLDDFENQEFINHSAGIQITTFVPKRFEWQHNISFNYNPNVAEGFQKSAWFWNTTLAYDMFKDRGTLTLKVYDLLNQNTNARRIATQNYIQDSQSTVLKQYFMLSFSWKFNNF; this is encoded by the coding sequence GTGAAATATTGTGTTTTTATATTTGCAATTCTTTGGGCAACTGGAACTTTCGCACAAACTAAACCTTTTAAAATTTCTGGAACTTTAACTACCGAAGCCGATAAAATGGCTCTAGAAGCCGCCACTGTTTATTTACAACGTGTTCAAGATAGTAGCCTAGTTACTTATACTATTTCAGATAAAAACGGTAAGTTTTCTTTAGAAGGTAAAATAGCAGACAAACGACTAAACCTTTTTATTTCTTATGTAGGCTATAAAACCCATTTTCAATCTATTAACCTAGACAAAGAATCAACCGATTTGGGTACGATTAATTTAAAAACAGACCTCGACGCTCTGGATGAAGTCCTTATAAAAGTAACTCCGCCGGTTGTTATAAAAAAAGATACTCTAAAATTTAATGCTACATCTTTCAAAACTAGAAAAGATGCCAATGTTGAGGAATTATTAAAACAATTGCCCGGGGTTGAAGTTTCCGAGGTAGGAAAGATTACCATAAATGGTAAAGATGTAGATAACATTTTGGTAAACGGGAAACCCTTTTTTAGTAACGACCCAACCATAACAACCAGGTATTTAAAAAAAGAAATTATTGAAAACGTTGAAATTACAGATACAAAAACAAAAGCAGAAGCTTTTGCCGGAGACGAGGGTAAAAAAGAAAAAAAAACAATCAACCTTGTTATAAAAGAAGAAAATAACGACGGTACTTTTGGACAAATAGCAGCTGGTACTGGAACTAATAAGCGTTACGAACTTGCTGGTATGCTCAATCTTTTTGATAACGACCAACGTATAAGTATACTGGCAGGAGGAAATAATGTTAATTCTCCCGGATTTAGTTTTGGAAGAGGGCTTACAAGCGGACAAGGCATTATTACCTCCCAAAACTACGGAGCCAATTATGCAGATAAACTGAAAAAGAACAGTGATATTTCTGCTAACTATTTCTTTTCTAATACTCGTACAGAAAATGACAATATAACGAATCGAGAAAACATCCTCCCCGACTCCAGATATTTTACCAATTCAACTTCAAACTCTTATAGTGAAAACAATAATCACAATGCTAATTTGGGCTTTAATATTGAAATTGACTCTACGCTTTTAATCAATATACGCCCATCATTTACTCTTACTAATAATAAAATAGAAACATCTACCGGTGAAGTATCCAAAGATGATACGAACACCATAACAAATCAATCCGATGTATCCTCATTTTCAGAAACTACAAATAAAAACTTTAACAACTACATGGACATCACAAAACGGATTGGAAAAAAAGGGGCCTATATTAAATTCAACCTCTCAAATAGACACGAGGCCTCTGAATCTGACAAGTTTATAAATTCCGAAACCTTAATTTTTGGAACAACACCCGAAACCATTAGTCGAAATCAGTTAACTGATGGCGATAGGAAATCGCAAGGTATAAATACAACCGCATCATTTAGATGGCCACTAAAAGCAAACCTTTTCTTTTTAGATTTTAAATACAACTATAGAAATGATAAACAAGACAATATAAATAGCACTTATGATTTTGATGAAAACACACAAAGTTTTACAGTATTTAATAAAGACCTAAGTACAGATTTTGAGTATAAAAACAAAAGAAGCACCCCCACTTTAAAACTTACTTACAAAAAAGAAAAGTGGTCTATTGGTTCCGAAGTAGGATATGTATTTAGAACCATGCAAAATACCGACCTTTTAAGACCAGATTTAAGTCTCACCAGAGATTTTGAAACCGTAGAATTGAGATCGTATCTTCACTATCAATTTAATCCAAAATCGTATTTATATGCTAGTTATGGGCTAGATAACATTCCGCCTCAATTATCACAATTACAGCCTTTTCAAGATGTCTCCAACCCTTTAAACACTATAAAGGGAAACCCCAATTTAAAACCTACAAACACACATAGCTTTTACTTTGGTTATAATACTTTTAACTTTCAAAAACGTAACGGTTTCTTTAGCCATATATATGCCAACTTAAGCAACAATCAGGTAGTTACTAAAACAACTATTGACGAAAATTTTGTGAGAAATACCAGTTATGACAATGTAGACGGAGGCTATAGTCTGAATGCCAGCGCAAGCTATAACAAAACCGTAAAAATAGACAGCTTGAAAACACTTAAATATAATGTTGGTCTATCTACTGGAGTAAATAGAACCGTAAACTTTAATAATGATGTACAATATGTTTCGGATAATATATCTTTAACGCCTTATGCCGACATCACCTTTACATGGGACAACGTGATGATGGTTGTCCCTAATTATAGGTTATCTTTTAACAAAACGACATTCGATCTAGACGATTTTGAAAATCAGGAATTTATCAATCATTCAGCAGGGATACAAATAACGACATTCGTACCTAAACGATTTGAATGGCAACACAACATTAGCTTTAATTATAACCCAAACGTAGCCGAAGGTTTTCAAAAAAGCGCTTGGTTTTGGAATACAACTTTGGCTTATGATATGTTTAAAGACCGTGGCACTTTAACTTTGAAGGTCTACGATTTGTTAAATCAAAATACCAATGCCAGACGTATTGCTACCCAAAATTATATCCAAGATTCTCAAAGCACCGTTCTTAAGCAATACTTCATGTTAAGTTTTAGTTGGAAATTCAACAACTTTTGA
- a CDS encoding helix-turn-helix domain-containing protein produces MNDDEINKERIKQIHTMLLEFASGNFAYKLERSDLNDDIEALTALVNMTFEEIKGSFLHQGYVNLNETYKHLVQMFFVLDTEGTIVAFNSRIKQMLFFDDDELQGESFSKFLTKDSKLAWEELKSKIAHTNLDSYEEFIVLSFKTKQKLILMTNCLVSKFVDHIHQSERIVITSIEIIKSSQERENKLQKIINSAKDKNKMAIPDLSNTKSKQLNLSFSDIRKIRKVHDHIINNLDKPLSPLIELAHTFGTNEYKLKYGFKQLYGETVFRFLINERLRKASLLIQHTDTSIKEVAHLTGFVSAPHFSKAFKEKYGFTPRDLRKQTNKNQP; encoded by the coding sequence ATGAACGATGATGAGATTAATAAAGAAAGAATTAAGCAAATACACACTATGCTTTTAGAGTTTGCTAGTGGGAATTTTGCTTACAAACTTGAACGATCAGACTTAAATGATGATATTGAAGCGCTTACCGCACTTGTTAATATGACTTTTGAGGAAATTAAAGGTTCTTTTCTGCATCAAGGCTATGTAAATCTAAATGAAACATATAAGCATTTGGTGCAAATGTTCTTTGTTCTGGATACTGAAGGCACTATTGTTGCCTTTAATTCCAGAATAAAACAAATGTTGTTTTTTGACGATGATGAATTACAGGGAGAATCTTTTTCTAAATTTCTAACTAAAGATTCTAAATTAGCCTGGGAAGAACTAAAATCTAAAATAGCTCACACAAATCTAGACTCGTACGAAGAGTTTATTGTGCTATCTTTTAAAACCAAACAAAAACTAATTTTAATGACTAATTGTTTGGTTAGTAAATTCGTAGACCACATCCATCAATCTGAAAGAATTGTTATAACCTCTATCGAAATTATTAAAAGTAGCCAAGAAAGAGAAAACAAACTGCAGAAAATAATAAACTCTGCTAAGGACAAAAATAAGATGGCTATCCCTGATTTATCAAACACAAAAAGTAAACAACTCAACCTTAGCTTTTCCGACATAAGAAAAATTCGAAAAGTTCATGATCATATAATAAACAACTTAGACAAACCTCTTTCTCCACTAATAGAATTAGCACATACCTTTGGAACTAATGAATACAAATTAAAGTATGGTTTTAAACAATTGTATGGAGAAACTGTTTTTCGATTTTTAATTAACGAAAGGTTGAGAAAGGCCAGTCTTTTAATTCAACATACAGACACCTCAATAAAAGAAGTAGCGCATCTTACTGGGTTTGTTAGTGCCCCTCACTTTTCTAAAGCCTTTAAGGAAAAATATGGTTTTACACCAAGGGATCTGAGAAAACAAACCAATAAAAATCAGCCGTAA